From the Drosophila suzukii chromosome 2 unlocalized genomic scaffold, CBGP_Dsuzu_IsoJpt1.0 scf_2c, whole genome shotgun sequence genome, one window contains:
- the LOC139354257 gene encoding uncharacterized protein, translating into MADGRSPSLVITTEENEIEWDEDLVNKRRMWRLRRARDPSVDAIFPGYAEAFEGAAKGRRVKGSTALEMAKANVKKWLDEVVRLCNLIRDMREKIKAQPHKFPDFVFECETLYRQIPQRDGNEYVVTRKLYVLQELTETVLQSYM; encoded by the coding sequence ATGGCGGACGGTCGGAGCCCGAGCCTAGTGATCACGACGGAGGAGAATGAAATCGAGTGGGACGAAGACCTTGTGAACAAGCGACGGATGTGGCGCTTAAGGAGGGCCAGGGACCCGTCGGTCGACGCGATTTTTCCGGGGTACGCTGAAGCCTTCGAGGGTGCGGCGAAGGGACGCCGAGTAAAAGGGAGCACCGCCCTCGAGATGGCGAAGGCGAACGTTAAGAAGTGGCTGGATGAGGTCGTCCGGCTGTGCAACTTGATCAGGGACATGCGTGAGAAGATAAAGGCGCAGCCCCATAAATTCCCAGACTTTGTGTTCGAGTGCGAAACACTGTACAGGCAGATCCCGCAGAGAGATGGCAACGAATATGTGGTGACTCGGAAGCTATACGTCCTGCAAGAGCTAACGGAAACAGTCTTACAGTCTTACATGTAA